One Solanum lycopersicum chromosome 2, SLM_r2.1 genomic region harbors:
- the LYK7 gene encoding protein LYK5, translated as MGDFPLIFFISSIILASKVYAQQNYSGNTVMSCKGTNETGTTASFLYSCNGEKFSCRSFVIFRSDSPYNTVSYISKLLSSNPDEIVHINNISRFKILDQNQEVIVPVNCSCSGQYYQADTSYVIPSKYDTYFRIATSTYQGLSTCSAVMHENVYNALDLFPGLNLRVPLRCACPTRDQSRNGVKYLVTHLVTWGDNVSSISAQFSVSSQSTAYANGLSENSVLYPFTTVLIPLPKEPSSSETRTIKREHTETSYPSRHKISYGSLFIGVGTGVSLAVLCFILFIVLKHKKENGRGEILGNRRQGKQKRNLPEHVLESIVGEGQMIKVYEFEELLAATENFSSRKKFGHCVYKGVLRGKLMAIKEMSTDISKEVKFLAKINHFNLISLAGFCKHHQLSYLVFEFMENGSLKEWLFKDDNPEAQSWNCRIRIALDIADGLDYIHNFTAPAYVHNNISSNSILLNRHLRAKISNFSLARSANNEGKVTSSMKFIEGNNGYMAPEYIETGQVTPKIDIYAFGIVLLEIITGKGAVFEQDGKEVLLSETVLESMDEESKIQELTDPRLQVKHPLGYIIQQTDLVLRLVRLCAACLTMEPERRPSANEVISTLLKIQSDVQN; from the coding sequence ATGGGTGATTTTCCACTTATCTTTTTCATAAGTTCCATCATTTTAGCTTCAAAGGTCTATGCCCAACAAAATTATTCAGGCAATACTGTCATGAGTTGTAAAGGAACCAATGAAACAGGAACTACTGCTTCTTTTCTCTATTCTTGCAATGGTGAAAAGTTCTCCTGTCGATCATTCGTGATTTTTAGATCAGATTCTCCTTATAATACTGTTTCTTACATCTCAAAACTCCTATCTTCGAACCCTGATGAGATTGTCCACATCAACAATATTTCAAGGTTTAAAATATTGGATCAGAACCAAGAAGTTATAGTTCCAGTAAATTGTTCATGTTCAGGTCAGTACTATCAGGCTGACACCTCTTATGTTATACCAAGCAAATATGATACCTATTTTCGCATCGCAACCAGCACGTATCAGGGGTTATCTACTTGCAGTGCTGTTATGCATGAAAATGTCTACAATGCACTGGATCTGTTTCCAGGTCTAAATTTGCGGGTACCACTCAGATGTGCCTGTCCTACAAGGGATCAGTCAAGAAATGGTGTGAAATATTTGGTGACTCATTTGGTTACATGGGGAGACAACGTTTCTAGCATTAGCGCGCAGTTCAGTGTCAGTAGTCAAAGTACAGCATATGCAAATGGATTATCTGAAAATTCAGTTCTTTATCCTTTCACAACAGTACTGATTCCTCTGCCAAAAGAACCTTCAAGCTCCGAAACAAGGACAATTAAGAGAGAACACACTGAAACTTCTTACCCTTCTAGGCACAAAATATCATACGGCAGTCTTTTCATTGGAGTCGGAACTGGTGTTTCCCTTGCAGTCCTCTGTTTTATCTTGTTCATTGtcttaaaacataaaaaggaaaatggaAGAGGTGAAATACTTGGGAACAGAAGACAAGGGAAACAAAAAAGGAACTTGCCAGAACATGTCCTGGAAAGTATAGTTGGTGAAGGTCAAATGATCAAAGTTTATGAATTTGAAGAACTGCTGGCTGCAACTGAAAACTTCAGCTCGcgaaaaaaatttggtcattgtGTTTATAAAGGGGTCCTTCGAGGAAAACTGATGGCCATCAAGGAGATGAGCACAGACATATCAAAGGAGGTTAAATTTCTTGCAAAGATCAACCATTTCAATTTAATTAGCCTCGCTGGTTTCTGTAAGCATCATCAACTATCCTATCTTGTTTTCGAGTTCATggaaaatggatctttaaaagaaTGGCTTTTCAAGGATGATAACCCCGAGGCTCAGAGCTGGAACTGCAGAATTCGTATTGCCTTAGATATCGCTGATGGTCTAGATTATATTCATAACTTCACAGCTCCAGCTTATGTGCACAATAACATAAGCAGTAACAGTATCTTACTTAACAGACATCTAAGGGCcaagatttcaaattttagCCTGGCGCGGTCAGCTAACAATGAGGGAAAGGTAACTTCATCTATGAAATTCATCGAGGGAAACAATGGTTACATGGCACCAGAGTACATTGAAACTGGTCAGGTTACTCCCAAGATAGATATCTATGCATTTGGAATCGTTTTGTTGGAGATAATTACAGGAAAAGGGGCTGTTTTTGAGCAGGATGGAAAAGAAGTACTCCTGTCAGAGACGGTGCTTGAAAGTATGGATGAAGAATCTAAAATTCAAGAACTCACAGATCCAAGGCTACAAGTTAAGCACCCTCTTGGTTACATAATTCAACAGACTGATCTCGTTCTTCGATTGGTGAGATTATGTGCAGCATGCTTGACGATGGAACCTGAAAGAAGACCAAGTGCAAATGAAGTAATATCTACCTTACTCAAAATCCAGTCAGATGTACAAAACTAG
- the LOC138341879 gene encoding uncharacterized protein has translation MNTWRTKGRRTGAAAARGNQNPPQAPAEGVAMPVNPAGLTDAEVRASLAQMAQAITMQAQAMTAQVNRQDVLRENPPVRSIADRLRDFTRMNPPIFTGAKTSEDPQEFIDELHKILVAMGATDIEKAELASYQLKDVAQTWCKMWRDNRVLGEVPVTWELFKTAFLERFFPREMKEAKVEEFINLKQGSMTVREYSLKFVKLSRYVLPLVFDNKNDEST, from the coding sequence atgaatactTGGAGGACTAAGGGTCGGAGGACGGGAGCAGCTGCAGCTAGGGGTAATCagaatccaccccaggctccagctgaaggagtggctatgcctgttaacccagctgggttgactgatgcggaggtgagggcatctctagcccagatggcacaggccatcacaatgcaagcccaagctatgactgcccaagtcaaCCGGCAGGATGTTCTAAGGGAAAACCCACCGGTTCGCAGCATAGCTGACAGACtgcgagacttcacgaggatgaatcctccaattttCACAGGGGCTAAGACTTCAGAAGATCCTCAGGAATTTATAGACGAGTTGCATAAGATACTGGTGGCCATGGGGGccactgatattgagaaggctgagttggcttcctaccagctcaaagatgttgcacagacttggtgcaaaatGTGGCGAGATAACCGTGTCCTAGGAGAGGTGCCAGTCACCTGGGAGCTGTTCAAGACAGCATTTTTGGAAaggttcttccctagagagatgaaagaggccaaggttgaggagttcatcaacctcaagcaaggATCCATGactgtcagggagtattccctgaagtttgtgaagTTATCAAGGTATGTACTTCCCTTAGTATTTGATAACAAGAATGATGAGAGTACTTAA